DNA from Dysgonomonadaceae bacterium PH5-43:
GAGCGTATTCAACATCAGGCATCTCCACTTCCTTGTTAAACAAGCCAAAAACCGACGAACCCGAGCCTGTCATCGAGGCATAAACAGCTCCTTTGGAATATAAACTATCTTTTATCTCTTGAATTTTAGGATATTTTGCAAACACACTAATTTCAAAATCGTTAAACAAATCATACTTCCAAGTTTCCACTGGCTGCATCACAACATCTTTAGCCGACTTACTTGGCTTATTCGGTTTTATACAAGAATATGCCTCTTGTGTTGAAACGTGAATATCGGGTTTTATAAGAACCAAACGATAACCTTTAAGCGATAAAGATATAGAAGTAAAAACATTACCTATACCCTCAGCAAAAACAGGTTTATTTTTTATAAAGAAAGAACAATCAGCCCCTAATTGAGAGGCATATTTTTCCAACTCTGTTTCAGTAAGATTAAGTTGTGCGAAATCATTAATCAACTTCAGCATAAAAGCAGCATCCGACGAACCTCCTCCCAAACCGGCACCAAAAGGAATTTTTTTCAACAGATAAACATCTATTTCCGGCAAGTTATATTGGTTTTTAAGCAGATTATACGCTTTACAAACCAAATTATCCTCTAAGTTTCCGTCTATTTTAATCCCCGACTGGGTAAAAACACCTTTATCGGTCTTTGCGGGCACTATCTCTAATGCATCACAAAGAGGTATAGGATAAAACACTGTTTCTATATTATGGTAACCATCGTCTCTCTTCGACACAATGTTGAGCCCTAAATTAATTTTTGCATTCGGAAATACTATCATAACAGTGCAAAGGTATATAAATTTTATAGAAAAAAAGAGTATCTGTAAGAAGTTTAAGATTTCTAATACTTTGAAATAATCCGTTTCTTTTTTTGAAAGAATTCGTTTCGCGGTTTGAAACTAATCGTTTCATATAGGTGAAACAACCTGTTTCATATAGGTGAAACACTTTGTTTCATACTGATGAAACTACTTATTTCACACGGGTGAAACAAATTTGGCACTGTATGTCAACGTGTCTCGTTGCTATTCTTTGGCATAAAAGTAATCAAAAAATTTCATCTTTCGTTATTGTTTTTAAAAATAGTAATTAT
Protein-coding regions in this window:
- a CDS encoding 4-diphosphocytidyl-2-C-methyl-D-erythritol kinase (product_source=KO:K00919; cath_funfam=3.30.230.10,3.30.70.890; cog=COG1947; ko=KO:K00919; pfam=PF00288,PF08544; superfamily=54211,55060; tigrfam=TIGR00154); the encoded protein is MIVFPNAKINLGLNIVSKRDDGYHNIETVFYPIPLCDALEIVPAKTDKGVFTQSGIKIDGNLEDNLVCKAYNLLKNQYNLPEIDVYLLKKIPFGAGLGGGSSDAAFMLKLINDFAQLNLTETELEKYASQLGADCSFFIKNKPVFAEGIGNVFTSISLSLKGYRLVLIKPDIHVSTQEAYSCIKPNKPSKSAKDVVMQPVETWKYDLFNDFEISVFAKYPKIQEIKDSLYSKGAVYASMTGSGSSVFGLFNKEVEMPDVEYALYSMIL